A portion of the Punica granatum isolate Tunisia-2019 chromosome 7, ASM765513v2, whole genome shotgun sequence genome contains these proteins:
- the LOC116213021 gene encoding AT-hook motif nuclear-localized protein 23-like: MCMATGLDLSSASQLVHHQLQRSAQELHLQPSSEGNHRETLALAELPSNPDDHQAGNPSPGDGVVRRPRGRPPGSKNKPKPPVVVIRESANILQAHILEVSSGCDVFESVAAYAQRQQRGICILSGSGTVTNVSLRQPAAAGSVATLQGRFEILSLTGSFLPPPAPPGATSLTIYLTGSQGQVVGGNVVGALIASGPVIVIASSFTNVAYERLPLDEDEPPVEMQQSGGQFPSDPASSGSLPFLSMPLHQLPVDGWPGNSTSRGRQGY; the protein is encoded by the coding sequence ATGTGTATGGCTACAGGATTAGATTTAAGCTCAGCAAGTCAATTAGTCCATCACCAGCTGCAGCGGAGCGCTCAGGAGCTACACCTCCAACCGAGCTCCGAAGGCAATCACAGGGAAACCCTAGCCTTGGCGGAGCTCCCGAGCAACCCAGATGATCACCAGGCTGGCAACCCTAGTCCGGGAGATGGGGTTGTTAGGAGGCCGAGGGGCCGCCCGCCTGGCTCTaagaacaagcccaagcccccTGTGGTCGTGATCCGTGAGAGCGCCAACATCCTCCAGGCTCACATCCTTGAGGTGAGTAGTGGGTGCGACGTGTTCGAGTCTGTGGCCGCCTATGCCCAAAGGCAGCAACGGGGGATATGCATACTCAGTGGGAGCGGCACCGTCACAAATGTTAGCCTCCGCCAACCAGCAGCAGCCGGGTCGGTGGCGACTCTGCAGGGTCGATTTGAGATACTTTCATTGACAGGGTCGTTCCTGCCACCACCAGCACCACCTGGGGCCACCAGCTTGACCATATACCTGACAGGGTCCCAGGGCCAAGTTGTGGGGGGCAACGTCGTTGGTGCACTCATTGCATCCGGGCCAGTAATTGTGATCGCATCTTCCTTCACCAACGTGGCGTATGAGAGGCTGCCGCTCGATGAGGATGAGCCACCAGTTGAGATGCAACAAAGTGGGGGGCAGTTTCCCTCTGATCCGGCTTCTTCAGGCAGTCTTCCGTTCTTGAGCATGCCATTGCATCAGTTACCCGTGGATGGATGGCCTGGGAACTCGACCAGCCGAGGAAGGCAAGGTTATTGA